The following proteins are encoded in a genomic region of Montipora foliosa isolate CH-2021 chromosome 8, ASM3666993v2, whole genome shotgun sequence:
- the LOC138012725 gene encoding solute carrier family 35 member B1-like, which produces MIRDLESGSSEERMTSYVTDKKKLAVCFLGVFISYFYYGIIQEKITRADYGEKKEKFVYALSLVFIQCIVNALFAKAMLRLTYRGNEAKDSTPFCWYGICATTYLGAMLASNKALQWVNYPTQVLGKSCKPIPVMILGVLLARKRYPLVKYLCVLLIVLGVALFMYKENPKKVTADSSSWLLGFGEILLLVSLTFDGLTGAVQERMRAEHQVQSHHMMFNMNLWSIGILAITLLTSGEVFHFVSFCQRFPHVLLHILTFSLASAVGQNFIFMTVANFGPLTCSIMTTTRKFFTILGSVLLFGNSLITRQWFGVLLVFTGLTLDSLYGKAKKKV; this is translated from the exons ATGATCAGAGATCTTGAGAGTGGGTCTTCCGAAGAAAGGATGACTTCATATGTTACGGACAAAAAGAAGTTAGCGGTGTGCTTTTTAGGAGTATTTATATCGTATTTTTACTACGGAATTATACAAGAAAAAAT AACAAGAGCAGATTATggtgaaaagaaagaaaaatttgtGTATGCCCTTTCTCTGGTATTTATTCAGTGCATTGTAAATGCATTATTTGCCAAAGCaa TGCTCAGACTAACATATAGGGGAAATGAGGCAAAAGACTCTACTCCTTTCTGTTGGTATGGAATCTGTGCTACAACTTACCTTGGTGCAATGTTGGCCAGCAACAAAGCTCTACAATGGGTTAATTATCCAACACAG GTTTTAGGGAAATCATGCAAACCAATACCAG TTATGATCCTTGGAGTCCTTCTAGCAAGGAAAAGATATCCTCTTGTAAAATACCTTTGTGTCCTGTTAATTGTCCTTGGAGTGGCATTATTTATGTATAAAGAG AATCCTAAAAAGGTAACAGCCGACAGCAGTAGCTGGCTTCTtggttttggagaaattcttctG CTTGTATCCCTGACATTTGATGGATTAACAGGAGCAGTTCAGGAGAGAATGAGAGCAGAGCATCAAGTACAATCACATCACATGATGTTTAACATGAATCTTTGGTCCATTGGCATTCTGGCCATCA CTCTCTTGACAAGTGGTGAAGTGTTCCACTTTGTGAGTTTCTGCCAACGGTTTCCTCATGTGTTACTACATATCTTAACATTCAGTTTGGCCAGTGCAGTCGGTCAG aatttcatttttatgaCCGTTGCAAACTTTGGCCCTCTGACTTGTTCTATTATGACCACCACACGCAAGTTCTTCACCATCCTGGGATCCGTGCTTTTGTTTGGCAATTCTCTGATCACTCGTCAGTGGTTTGGTGTTCTTTTGGTGTTCACGGGATTGACACTCGACAGCCTCTacggaaaagcaaagaaaaaagtctaa
- the LOC138012418 gene encoding tRNA N(3)-methylcytidine methyltransferase METTL2-like isoform X2, translating to MADDRDVLRRQFGNRFLSDPRKVFEHNAWDNVEWDSEQEQSALQKINENSQEKLGQDQQALYEEKASNFWDEFYMQHQNRFFKDRHWLFTEFPELSGQDSTDSHYDHNINLETTNGEVDSRIETKLSSCSQNLSMVNEADVGHINNMTMQSDPTLPVSDTIQSAHVQTAKEENNLLNNKKTDKKLAPSTLFSEAYPGSHKSKRILEVGCGVGNTVFPILEANNDPHLFVHCCDFSSNAISLVKEHHDYNPDRCHAFVCDITDKTFVFPFPDESLDIIILIFVLSAIHPEKMQDVIYRLSRLLKPGGLILFRDYGRFDMAQLRFKKGKCLAENFYVRGDGTRVYFFTQGESEEQEENLSIPIPPKMT from the exons ATGGCGGATGACAGGGACGTTTTACGACGCCAGTTTGGGAACCGGTTTCTATCTGATCCGAGGAAAGTTTTTGAACATAATGCTTG GGATAATGTGGAGTGGGACAGTGAACAAGAGCAATCTGcattacaaaaaattaatgaaaattctcaagaAAAACTTGGGCAAGATCAGCAGG CATTGTATGAGGAGAAAGCCAGTAACTTTTGGGATGAATTTTATATGCAGCATCAGAACAG GTTTTTTAAAGATCGTCACTGGCTGTTCACAGAATTTCCCGAACTGTCAGGACAAGACTCAACAGATTCTCATTATGATCACAACATTAACTTGGAGACAACAAATGGGGAGGTGGATTCAAGAATAGAGACAAAGTTATCCAGCTGTTCACAGAACTTGAGCATGGTTAACGAAGCTGATGTTGGACATATTAACAATATGACAATGCAAAGTGATCCAACTTTGCCCGTTTCAGATACAATACAGTCTGCTCATGTTCAAACTGCAAAGGAGGAGAATAATCTGTTAAACAACAAGAAGACTGACAAAAAATTAGCACCTAGTACACTTTTTTCAGAAGCATATCCTGGCAGTCACAAAAGCAAACGAATTCTTGAG GTTGGATGTGGGGTGGGAAATACAGTTTTTCCCATCTTAGAGGCAAATAA TGATCCACACCTGTTTGTTCACTGCTGTGATTTCTCTTCAAATGCTATAAGTTTAGTTAAG GAACACCATGATTACAATCCAGATAGATGTCATGCATTTGTGTGTGATATTACTGACAAAACATTTGTCTTTCCATTTCCTGATGAAAGTTTGGACATCATTATCCTAATTTTTGTTCTCTCAGCAATTCATCCAGAAAA AATGCAAGATGTAATTTACAGATTATCCAGG CTCCTAAAACCCGGTGGATTAATTCTGTTCAGAGATTATGGTCGTTTCGATATGGCCCAACTCCGATTTAAGAAAG GAAAATGCTTAGCCGAAAATTTCTACGTTCGAGGAGATGGAACAAGGGTTTACTTCTTCACACAAG
- the LOC138012727 gene encoding uncharacterized protein has product MTASDAGTFSLCKDNNADLLDSKISYALYEIQKLEVIKHELSNLQAKSKVYTRHGAGNLFFLSNRPLVIAEFKRKLDNSIKELAQLSKQKQEGLLLQQDSTG; this is encoded by the exons ATGACGGCAAGTGATGCAGGAACATTTAGTTTGTGTAAGGACAATAATGCGGATTTACTTGACTCTAAGATCTCTTATGCTCTATATGAG ATACAAAAGTTAGAAGTCATAAAGCATGAACTTAGTAATCTGCAAGCAAAAAGT AAGGTCTACACAAGACACGGTGCAGGcaacttgttttttttatcTAACCGTCCTCTTGTGATTGCTGAGTTTAAGA GAAAACTTGATAATAGCATAAAAGAACTTGCACAGTTAAGCAAGCAAAAACAAGAGGGTCTCCTATTACAACAGGATTCAACAGGATAA
- the LOC138012726 gene encoding adenosine receptor A1-like, with the protein MLEKNETNNSLETFHDPAFQDLLGWAISYAVVAIAVIVGNSLTIAAFSTNRKLAQSRTNYFVVSLGIADFMVGACSIPMYAAELLFYHFQEEERSISFHEISLPVDAFMGFASIFTLVAIALDRAYSVFFPHKHKTITKATYLCEIALVWCLAACVATLRLISNFTNRELLISAFNYSVIIGIFISLIVISLAYSMIWHRFRNPLQHHHRNTTAQEKKLAVTLSIITFVFVLTWIPFYIMNIFTMFCTSCYVLELVYFAKFLHYSNSFANFIVYALKIREFRRTVIGILCGRRRFSRNPKKPQINLPPGRENISIIDIQIELNSGAKK; encoded by the coding sequence ATGCTAGAGAAAAATGAGACCAACAATAGCCTCGAAACTTTCCACGATCCAGCCTTTCAAGACCTTCTAGGCTGGGCTATTTCCTATGCTGTGGTGGCAATCGCCGTTATCGTGGGCAACTCACTGACCATAGCCGCTTTCAGCACCAACAGAAAACTTGCGCAATCGCGAACTAACTACTTCGTGGTGAGCCTAGGAATAGCGGATTTCATGGTTGGCGCATGCTCCATACCAATGTATGCGGCAGAATTGCTTTTTTATCATTTCCAAGAAGAAGAGAGAAGTATCAGCTTTCATGAGATTTCTTTACCGGTGGATGCCTTCATGGGCTTCGCCTCTATCTTCACTCTTGTCGCTATTGCATTAGATCGTGCGTACTCGGTATTCTTCCCTCACAAACACAAGACTATAACAAAAGCTACTTACTTATGCGAAATTGCTCTCGTTTGGTGTCTTGCCGCTTGCGTAGCGACCCTTCGCCTGATAAGTAACTTTACCAACAGAGAATTGTTGATAAGCGCATTTAATTATTCCGTAATTATCGGTATATTTATTTCTCTGATTGTTATCAGTCTTGCCTACAGCATGATTTGGCACAGGTTCCGTAACCCTCTCCAACATCACCACAGGAATACCACAGCTCAAGAGAAAAAACTAGCGGTTACGCTTTCGATCATCACGTTCGTGTTTGTTCTCACGTGGATACCTTTTTACATCATGAATATATTTACTATGTTTTGCACCTCCTGTTACGTCCTGGAATTGGTTTACTTTGCCAAGTTCTTGCACTATAGTAATTCCTTTGCAAATTTTATCGTTTATGCGCTTAAGATTCGCGAGTTTCGCCGCACTGTAATAGGAATATTGTGCGGCAGAAGGAGATTTTCAAGGAATCCAAAGAAGCCGCAAATAAATTTGCCCCCAGGGAGAGAAAATATCTCAATCATTGACATTCAAATTGAACTCAATTCTGGCGCAAAAAAATAA